One part of the Salmo salar chromosome ssa10, Ssal_v3.1, whole genome shotgun sequence genome encodes these proteins:
- the LOC106613640 gene encoding thrombospondin-4 isoform X2, whose translation MGVRCINTSPGFRCGPCPTGYTSPRVQGIGLSYATNNKQVCKDINECEGPNNGGCVENSNCVNTPGSFKCGPCKAGYVGDQRKGCKPERACGKGQLNPCHASGECIVQRDGKIECQCGVGWAGNGYFCSSDIDIDGFPDEKLECTERNCAKDNCLTVPNSGQEDADKDGKGDACDEDADGDGILNTQDNCVLVPNVNQRNVDEDDFGDACDNCRMIKNNDQKDTDVDRLGDECDEDIDGDRIPNNLDNCKRVPNDNQKDRDGDKVGDACDSCPYVPNPDQLDMDNDLIGDPCDTNKDSDGDGHQDSQDNCPAVINSSQLDTDKDGLGDECDDDDDDDGIPDLLPPGPDNCRLIPNPLQEDSDGDGVGNVCENDFDNDTIIDSIDVCPENAEVTLTDFRAYQTVVLDPEGDAQIDPNWVVLNQGREIVQTMNSDPGLAVGYTAFNGVDFEGTFHVNTVTDDDYAGFIFGYQDSSSFYVVMWKQVEQTYWQANPFRAVAEPGIQLKAVKSNTGPGENLRNSLWHTGDTSDQVKLLWKDVRNMGWKDKTSYRWFLQHRPQDGYIRVRFYEGPQIVADTGIIIDTTMRGGRLGVFCFSQENIIWANLRYRCNGEQHTNDNPTPLIRIPFSQAGSRGGWGP comes from the exons ATGGGTGTGCGCTGCATCAACACCTCTCCAGGGTTCCGCTGTGGCCCCTGTCCCACTGGTTACACCAGCCCCCGGGTGCAGGGAATAGGCCTCTCCTACGCCACTAACAACAAACAG GTCTGTAAGGACATCAATGAGTGTGAAGGACCCAATAATGGAGGTTGTGTGGAAAATTCCAACTGTGTGAACACACCT GGCTCGTTTAAGTGTGGCCCCTGTAAGGCAGGCTATGTGGGGGATCAGCGCAAGGGCTGTAAGCCTGAGAGAGCGTGTGGTAAGGGCCAGCTCAACCCCTGCCATGCCAGCGGAGAGTGCATTGTCCAACGAGATGGGAAAATAGAGTGTCAG TGTGGGGTGGGATGGGCTGGCAATGGCTACTTCTGCAGCTCTGACATTGACATCGATGGCTTCCCTGATGAGAAACTGGAATGCACCGAGAGGAACTGTGCCAAG GATAACTGTCTAACAGTACCCAACTCTGGCCAAGAGGACGCAGACAAGGATGGCAAAGGAGATGCCTGTGATGAGGACGCAGATGGCGATGGAATCTTAAATACACAG GACAACTGTGTGCTGGTACCAAATGTCAACCAAAGAAATGTGGACGAAGATGACTTTGGAGACGCCTGTGACAACTGCCGTATGATCAAAAACAACGACCAGAAAGACACTGATGTTGATAGACTGGGTGATGAATGTGACGAAGACATTGATGGCGACA GAATCCCCAATAATCTGGACAACTGCAAAAGGGTTCCCAATGATAACCAGAAGGATCGAGATGGGGACAAAGTCGGAGATGCTTGTGACAGTTGCCCCTATGTTCCAAACCCTGACCAG TTGGATATGGACAACGATTTGATCGGAGACCCTTGTGACACCAATAAGGACAG TGATGGTGACGGTCACCAGGACTCTCAGGACAACTGCCCTGCAGTCATCAACAGCTCCCAGCTGGACACGGACAAGGACGGCCTGGGGGACGAGTGtgacgacgatgatgatgatgatggtattcCTGACCTTCTGCCCCCAGGACCGGACAACTGTCGCCTTATCCCCAACCCTCTGCAGGAGGACTCTGACG GTGATGGTGTTGGGAATGTGTGTGAGAACGACTTTGACAACGACACCATCATCGACAGCATCGATGTGTGCCCGGAGAACGCCGAGGTCACTCTCACAGACTTCAGGGCCTACCAGACAGTGGTGCTGGACCCAGAGGGAGACGCACAGATAGACCCTAACTGGGTGGTGCTCAATCAG GGAAGAGAGATCGTCCAAACTATGAACAGTGACCCTGGACTGGCTGTTG GTTACACAGCTTTCAACGGTGTTGACTTCGAAGGGACTTTCCATGTGAATACCGTAACGGACGACGACTATGCAGGGTTCATCTTTGGCTACCAGGACTCTTCCTCCTTCTACGTGGTGATGTGGAAACAGGTTGAGCAAACCTATTGGCAGGCCAATCCATTCAGAGCGGTGGCAGAACCAGGGATCCAACTGAAG GCTGTGAAGTCCAACACGGGACCAGGGGAAAATCTACGCAACTCCCTCTGGCACACTGGGGACACCAGTGACCAGGTGAAGCTGCTGTGGAAAGACGTCCGCAACATGGGCTGGAAGGACAAGACTTCCTACCGCTGGTTTTTGCAACACAGGCCCCAAGATGGCTACATCAG AGTGCGTTTCTATGAGGGTCCTCAGATAGTGGCAGACACAGGTATCATCATAGACACCACCATGAGAGGAGGCAGACTGGGTGTCTTCTGCTTCTCCCAGGAGAACATAATCTGGGCTAACCTACGCTATCGCTGCAATGGTGAGCAGCACACTAATGACAACCCCACCCCCCTTATTAGAATACCCTTCTCACAAGCaggaagtagaggaggatggggaccTTAG
- the LOC100194657 gene encoding transmembrane protein 38A-2 isoform X1: MLYCFGSYILADVLLGGCPLDYFQYNSHILLASAIWYLVFFCPLNLFYKCVAFLPVKLVLVALKEVVRTRKIAAGVHHAHHAYHNGFLIMVIIGYVKGSGVALISNFEQLLRGVWRPETNEILNMSFPTKASLYGAILFTLQEAHLLPVSKSTLICLFTVFMATTKVILTARHSHGSPFVLIESWVCHLLFGSPLGGGEEEHHAAPAPVASPVKTKEEFGEGTRKRKSKKAE; encoded by the exons ATGCTCTACTGCTTTGGGAGCTACATCTTAGCAGACGTTTTGCTCGGCGGTTGCCCCCTGGACTATTTTCAATACAACAGCCACATCCTCCTAGCCTCCGCTATTTG GTACCTCGTCTTTTTCTGCCCTCTTAACCTGTTCTACAAATGTGTGGCTTTCCTGCCTGTAAAGCTGGTGCTGGTAGCCTTAAAGGAGGTTGTCCGCACTCGTAAAATCGCCGCTGGTGTGCACCATGCCCATCATGCCTACCATAACGGCTTCCTCATCATGGTCATCATCGGCTACGTCAAAG GGTCAGGAGTGGCTCTCATTTCCAATTTTGAGCAACTGCTGCGTGGTGTGTGGAGGCCCGAGACCAATGAAATCCTCAACATGTCATT CCCTACTAAAGCCAGTCTGTATGGAGCCATTCTGTTTACACTTCAGGAGGCACACTTGCTTCCCGTGTCCAAGAGCACCCTCATCTGTCTTTTCACTGTGTTCATGGCTACTACAAAG GTGATTTTGACCGCCCGTCACTCTCACGGGTCTCCCTTCGTCCTCATCGAGTCTTGGGTGTGCCACTTGCTCTTTGGCTCCCCTcttggagggggtgaggaggagcaCCATGCTGCCCCTGCCCCTGTCGCCTCACCAGTCAAAACCAAGGAGGAGTTTGGCGAAGGCACCCGCAAGAGGAAGTCCAAGAAAGCAGAGTAG
- the LOC106613640 gene encoding thrombospondin-4 isoform X1 produces MLRILVLVISLSVSSDQVAGQRDGEIMNQIKGTNQALAEIKELLKQQIQEIVFLKNTVIKCKGCGIQGPPRTSCYPNPCHMGVKCIETAGGIKCGPCPEGMEVNGTHCTHVDECVLKPCHMGVRCINTSPGFRCGPCPTGYTSPRVQGIGLSYATNNKQVCKDINECEGPNNGGCVENSNCVNTPGSFKCGPCKAGYVGDQRKGCKPERACGKGQLNPCHASGECIVQRDGKIECQCGVGWAGNGYFCSSDIDIDGFPDEKLECTERNCAKDNCLTVPNSGQEDADKDGKGDACDEDADGDGILNTQDNCVLVPNVNQRNVDEDDFGDACDNCRMIKNNDQKDTDVDRLGDECDEDIDGDRIPNNLDNCKRVPNDNQKDRDGDKVGDACDSCPYVPNPDQLDMDNDLIGDPCDTNKDSDGDGHQDSQDNCPAVINSSQLDTDKDGLGDECDDDDDDDGIPDLLPPGPDNCRLIPNPLQEDSDGDGVGNVCENDFDNDTIIDSIDVCPENAEVTLTDFRAYQTVVLDPEGDAQIDPNWVVLNQGREIVQTMNSDPGLAVGYTAFNGVDFEGTFHVNTVTDDDYAGFIFGYQDSSSFYVVMWKQVEQTYWQANPFRAVAEPGIQLKAVKSNTGPGENLRNSLWHTGDTSDQVKLLWKDVRNMGWKDKTSYRWFLQHRPQDGYIRVRFYEGPQIVADTGIIIDTTMRGGRLGVFCFSQENIIWANLRYRCNDTILGDFDSYQVQPVQLQF; encoded by the exons ATGCTGCGGATTCTGGTGTTGGTGATTTCGCTGAGTGTGAGCAGTGACCAAGTAGCTGGTCAGAGAG ATGGGGAAATCATGAATCAGATCAAGGGAACGAATCAAGCCTTGGCTGAGATTAAAGAACTGCTGAAGCAACAG ATCCAAGAGATTGTTTTCCTGAAGAACACAGTGATAAAGTGTAAAGGCTGTG GCATTCAAGGTCCCCCTCGCACCTCCTGTTACCCTAACCCCTGCCACATGGGGGTAAAGTGCATTGAGACCGCCGGGGGCATCAAGTGTGGCCCCTGCCCTGAGGGCATGGAGGTCAATGGTACCCACTGCACACATGTGGATGAG tgtgtcctGAAGCCCTGCCACATGGGTGTGCGCTGCATCAACACCTCTCCAGGGTTCCGCTGTGGCCCCTGTCCCACTGGTTACACCAGCCCCCGGGTGCAGGGAATAGGCCTCTCCTACGCCACTAACAACAAACAG GTCTGTAAGGACATCAATGAGTGTGAAGGACCCAATAATGGAGGTTGTGTGGAAAATTCCAACTGTGTGAACACACCT GGCTCGTTTAAGTGTGGCCCCTGTAAGGCAGGCTATGTGGGGGATCAGCGCAAGGGCTGTAAGCCTGAGAGAGCGTGTGGTAAGGGCCAGCTCAACCCCTGCCATGCCAGCGGAGAGTGCATTGTCCAACGAGATGGGAAAATAGAGTGTCAG TGTGGGGTGGGATGGGCTGGCAATGGCTACTTCTGCAGCTCTGACATTGACATCGATGGCTTCCCTGATGAGAAACTGGAATGCACCGAGAGGAACTGTGCCAAG GATAACTGTCTAACAGTACCCAACTCTGGCCAAGAGGACGCAGACAAGGATGGCAAAGGAGATGCCTGTGATGAGGACGCAGATGGCGATGGAATCTTAAATACACAG GACAACTGTGTGCTGGTACCAAATGTCAACCAAAGAAATGTGGACGAAGATGACTTTGGAGACGCCTGTGACAACTGCCGTATGATCAAAAACAACGACCAGAAAGACACTGATGTTGATAGACTGGGTGATGAATGTGACGAAGACATTGATGGCGACA GAATCCCCAATAATCTGGACAACTGCAAAAGGGTTCCCAATGATAACCAGAAGGATCGAGATGGGGACAAAGTCGGAGATGCTTGTGACAGTTGCCCCTATGTTCCAAACCCTGACCAG TTGGATATGGACAACGATTTGATCGGAGACCCTTGTGACACCAATAAGGACAG TGATGGTGACGGTCACCAGGACTCTCAGGACAACTGCCCTGCAGTCATCAACAGCTCCCAGCTGGACACGGACAAGGACGGCCTGGGGGACGAGTGtgacgacgatgatgatgatgatggtattcCTGACCTTCTGCCCCCAGGACCGGACAACTGTCGCCTTATCCCCAACCCTCTGCAGGAGGACTCTGACG GTGATGGTGTTGGGAATGTGTGTGAGAACGACTTTGACAACGACACCATCATCGACAGCATCGATGTGTGCCCGGAGAACGCCGAGGTCACTCTCACAGACTTCAGGGCCTACCAGACAGTGGTGCTGGACCCAGAGGGAGACGCACAGATAGACCCTAACTGGGTGGTGCTCAATCAG GGAAGAGAGATCGTCCAAACTATGAACAGTGACCCTGGACTGGCTGTTG GTTACACAGCTTTCAACGGTGTTGACTTCGAAGGGACTTTCCATGTGAATACCGTAACGGACGACGACTATGCAGGGTTCATCTTTGGCTACCAGGACTCTTCCTCCTTCTACGTGGTGATGTGGAAACAGGTTGAGCAAACCTATTGGCAGGCCAATCCATTCAGAGCGGTGGCAGAACCAGGGATCCAACTGAAG GCTGTGAAGTCCAACACGGGACCAGGGGAAAATCTACGCAACTCCCTCTGGCACACTGGGGACACCAGTGACCAGGTGAAGCTGCTGTGGAAAGACGTCCGCAACATGGGCTGGAAGGACAAGACTTCCTACCGCTGGTTTTTGCAACACAGGCCCCAAGATGGCTACATCAG AGTGCGTTTCTATGAGGGTCCTCAGATAGTGGCAGACACAGGTATCATCATAGACACCACCATGAGAGGAGGCAGACTGGGTGTCTTCTGCTTCTCCCAGGAGAACATAATCTGGGCTAACCTACGCTATCGCTGCAATG ATACAATCCTCGGCGACTTTGACTCATACCAAGTCCAACCCGTTCAGCTGCAGTTCTAA